One part of the Candidatus Methanoperedens sp. genome encodes these proteins:
- a CDS encoding pseudouridine synthase: MSQPQSHLKRVRTIADYQFGRGAGETLFSDDVRFQFSTTKRIRQILLDNERIATVRAKDGMLTLSMKGAGKLHGFTRYPGQRVVVNSDAAPFVAKGKTAFSRHVVAADPEIRAGQEVLVVDENDRLLATGKTVLSASEMQAFKIGIAVDIRSGIGTKDKTDID; the protein is encoded by the coding sequence ATGTCCCAGCCACAATCCCACCTCAAACGAGTCCGCACAATTGCAGATTACCAGTTCGGCCGCGGTGCGGGCGAAACCCTGTTTTCCGATGATGTCAGATTCCAGTTCTCAACCACAAAAAGGATCCGCCAGATACTTCTTGATAACGAGCGCATAGCAACGGTCAGGGCAAAAGATGGTATGCTGACCCTGAGTATGAAAGGTGCAGGAAAACTTCATGGATTTACCAGGTATCCGGGACAAAGAGTTGTAGTAAACAGCGATGCTGCGCCATTTGTCGCTAAAGGAAAGACCGCTTTTTCACGGCACGTTGTGGCAGCTGACCCTGAAATACGGGCAGGTCAGGAAGTTCTTGTCGTGGATGAAAATGACCGCCTGCTTGCAACAGGAAAAACTGTATTGTCCGCCTCTGAGATGCAGGCATTTAAAATAGGTATTGCCGTAGATATAAGAAGCGGAATTGGTACAAAAGATAAAACTGATATTGATTGA
- a CDS encoding threonine synthase, whose translation MSHVIGLKCRECGTEYPAGIQNTCYECFGPLEVNYDWDYVSDHISKEKIAAGPKSIWRYADMLPLESEKRVDLGAGFNKLHRAERLGAALGLDELYILDESVNPTNSFKDRVTSVAVSKALEFDIKAVGCASTGNLAAAVGAHAAKAGLPAYIFIPATIELGKIVQMLVYGPNVIAVEGTYDDANRLASEVADSHPDWAFVNINIRPYYTEGSKTLAYETAEQLNWQVPDHVVAPLASGALLCAISRGYKELERVGLVDRADFKISGSQPQNCSPISAAVQNNNEVVPVRNFETVAHSLAIGNPADGYYAKKTILDSGGFAASPTDAEIIDAIHLLARTEGIFTEPAGGTTVAGLKKLVESGHIRKDERVVVYVTGNGLKAQDTLLKSLQRPPVIKPMISEFERLFAPKLDIHEQKAAIAI comes from the coding sequence ATGAGTCACGTCATCGGATTGAAATGCAGGGAATGCGGAACTGAGTACCCTGCAGGTATCCAGAATACATGTTATGAGTGCTTCGGGCCTCTTGAAGTCAATTATGATTGGGATTATGTTTCAGATCATATAAGCAAAGAGAAGATCGCTGCGGGTCCAAAATCCATCTGGAGATACGCAGACATGCTGCCCCTTGAATCAGAAAAGCGCGTAGACCTTGGTGCCGGTTTTAATAAATTACATCGGGCCGAGCGCCTGGGAGCAGCGCTGGGGCTTGATGAACTCTATATCCTTGATGAGTCGGTGAATCCTACAAATTCATTTAAGGACAGGGTAACATCTGTTGCAGTTTCAAAGGCTCTTGAATTCGATATCAAGGCCGTGGGATGCGCAAGCACAGGAAACCTTGCAGCAGCAGTCGGCGCCCATGCTGCAAAGGCAGGACTTCCTGCATATATTTTCATACCAGCCACAATCGAGCTTGGCAAGATCGTGCAGATGCTTGTCTACGGGCCAAATGTCATTGCTGTGGAAGGTACATACGATGATGCAAACCGGCTTGCAAGCGAGGTCGCAGATTCCCATCCTGACTGGGCTTTTGTGAATATCAATATCCGCCCATATTATACTGAAGGTTCAAAGACGCTGGCTTATGAAACTGCCGAACAGTTGAACTGGCAGGTTCCTGACCATGTTGTTGCACCCCTGGCCAGCGGGGCATTGCTCTGTGCTATTTCCAGAGGATACAAGGAACTTGAGCGCGTTGGCCTCGTTGACAGAGCAGATTTCAAGATATCGGGGTCACAACCGCAGAACTGTTCCCCTATATCCGCTGCTGTCCAGAACAACAACGAGGTCGTTCCTGTCCGAAATTTTGAGACTGTTGCTCACAGCCTTGCAATAGGTAATCCTGCAGATGGCTATTATGCAAAGAAGACTATCCTTGATTCAGGCGGTTTTGCGGCATCACCTACTGATGCTGAAATAATAGATGCAATACATCTTCTTGCAAGAACAGAGGGCATATTCACAGAACCGGCAGGCGGCACAACTGTTGCAGGTTTAAAGAAGCTTGTTGAAAGCGGACATATCCGGAAAGATGAAAGGGTCGTTGTCTATGTGACCGGAAATGGTCTTAAGGCGCAGGACACCCTGCTCAAGTCATTGCAGCGCCCGCCTGTGATAAAACCTATGATCAGTGAGTTTGAACGTCTTTTTGCGCCAAAACTTGATATTCATGAACAGAAGGCAGCTATAGCGATATAA
- a CDS encoding MoaD/ThiS family protein — translation MVKIRFSSALSNVTHARETILESGDTTVKAVLDKLIQQFGPDFEKRILDKGEVRRFVNLYVNGEDIRHLSGLDSPVKDADEISILPAVSGG, via the coding sequence ATGGTTAAAATAAGATTCTCTTCAGCATTAAGCAACGTGACACATGCACGCGAAACGATACTTGAATCAGGGGATACGACAGTAAAAGCAGTTCTTGACAAGCTCATCCAGCAGTTCGGTCCTGATTTTGAGAAACGTATCCTTGATAAAGGCGAAGTACGAAGATTTGTGAATTTGTATGTGAACGGCGAGGATATAAGACACTTAAGCGGTCTTGACAGCCCTGTTAAGGATGCTGACGAGATCTCAATTCTCCCTGCTGTCAGCGGTGGATAA
- the hisI gene encoding phosphoribosyl-AMP cyclohydrolase, translating into MDIKDLKFEDGLITAIAQDHKTGEILMVAFMDREALQKTIETRRGYYWSRSRRKLWKKGESSGHEQIVHDILIDCDADAIVLKVEQIGGACHTGYRSCFYRTIDGEVVGEKLFEPEDVYKK; encoded by the coding sequence ATGGACATTAAGGATTTAAAATTCGAAGATGGACTGATCACGGCTATAGCCCAGGATCACAAAACAGGGGAAATTCTCATGGTCGCATTCATGGACAGGGAAGCTCTCCAAAAGACCATTGAGACAAGAAGAGGTTATTACTGGAGCAGGTCAAGGCGCAAGCTCTGGAAAAAGGGGGAAAGCTCAGGACATGAGCAGATCGTTCATGATATTTTGATAGACTGCGACGCTGACGCTATTGTGCTTAAGGTCGAACAGATAGGAGGCGCCTGCCATACCGGATACAGGTCGTGTTTTTACAGGACGATAGATGGTGAGGTTGTAGGAGAGAAGTTATTCGAGCCTGAGGATGTTTATAAGAAATAA